Proteins co-encoded in one Arthrobacter globiformis genomic window:
- a CDS encoding carbohydrate ABC transporter permease: MTKLQTLPAPEQEQGPGGKTPGSRTRGNRTRGNAGRPRESRGTLAFSRSARVKALAKHALLIITGGIMIYPLLWMVVSSLRPNDLIFRDPGLWLNSLEMGNYTDGWSALSHPFGHYMLNSAIVVIGSILGNLISCSMAAYAFARLQFSGKKLFFGIMLLTIMLPFHVVIVPQYILFSQIGWVNTFWPLIVPKLLATDAFFVFLMVQFIRGIPKELDEAARIDGAGHPRIFLRVILPLMVPALATTTIFTFIWTWNDFFGALIYLTDPEMFTVPVALRAFVDSQSATSWGSLFAMSIVSLLPVFLVFLFGQRFLIKGIATTGIK, translated from the coding sequence AGCAGGGCCCAGGCGGAAAAACTCCCGGAAGCAGGACCAGGGGCAACAGGACCCGGGGCAACGCCGGCCGGCCGCGGGAATCGCGCGGTACCCTGGCCTTTAGCCGCAGTGCGCGCGTCAAGGCGCTGGCCAAGCACGCACTGCTGATCATCACCGGCGGGATCATGATCTACCCGCTGCTGTGGATGGTGGTGTCCTCGCTGCGGCCCAACGACCTCATCTTCCGCGACCCGGGCCTGTGGCTGAACAGCCTGGAGATGGGCAACTACACGGACGGTTGGTCCGCGCTGAGCCATCCGTTCGGCCACTACATGCTCAACTCGGCCATCGTGGTGATCGGCTCCATCCTGGGCAACCTGATCTCGTGCTCCATGGCCGCTTACGCCTTCGCCCGGCTCCAGTTCAGCGGAAAGAAGCTGTTCTTCGGCATCATGCTCCTGACCATCATGCTGCCGTTCCACGTGGTGATCGTTCCGCAGTACATCCTGTTCTCCCAGATCGGCTGGGTGAACACCTTCTGGCCGCTCATTGTGCCCAAGCTGCTGGCTACGGACGCGTTCTTCGTGTTCCTCATGGTCCAGTTCATCCGCGGCATCCCCAAGGAGCTTGACGAGGCGGCCAGGATCGACGGGGCCGGCCACCCCCGCATCTTCCTGCGGGTCATCCTGCCCCTGATGGTGCCGGCGCTCGCCACCACCACGATCTTCACCTTCATCTGGACCTGGAACGACTTCTTCGGGGCCCTGATCTACCTGACCGACCCGGAAATGTTCACGGTTCCCGTCGCGCTGCGCGCCTTCGTCGACTCGCAGTCCGCCACCAGCTGGGGTTCGCTGTTCGCGATGTCCATCGTGTCCCTGCTGCCCGTGTTCCTGGTGTTCCTGTTCGGCCAGCGTTTCCTCATCAAGGGCATCGCCACCACCGGCATCAAATAG